Proteins encoded by one window of Rhodamnia argentea isolate NSW1041297 chromosome 6, ASM2092103v1, whole genome shotgun sequence:
- the LOC115743655 gene encoding cationic amino acid transporter 8, vacuolar-like, which produces MDAQNQEHKSYWRWSKQDFFPEESFLNFASYRKALSQTCPRLRDRFLERSTQSKELVELKKESENDMKRCLNWWDLIWLCFGSVVGSGIFVITGQEAHDHAGPAIVLSYAISGLSALLSAFCYTEFAVEIPAAGGSFSYLRIELGDFIAFIAAGNILLEAIVGAAGLGRSWTSYFGSMIKNDPDFFRFHVKGLAKGFNLLDPMAVGVLVIANSIAMAGTKQASYLTWISSVVSAGVIVLVMAIGFSHGHVSNLVPFFPQGARGVFAAAAIVYWSYTGFDMVATMAEETKKPSRDIPIGLAGSMTVIIVIYCLMALALTKMQKYTEIDRNAAYSVAFSRIGMKWAKYVVSICAIKGMTTSLLVGALGQARYMTQIARAHMIPPWFALVHPKTGTPINATLSITVLSAVVAFFSSLDVLSSVFSISTLLIFMLVAIALLVRRYYVEGETPKSDLRKFFVSLFVIVASCIGGTAVWASNTGGWIGYVIAAIFWFLGTLGMQLLPQRRAPRFWGVPLVPYLPSLSIGMNIFLIGSLGSEAFWRFFICTAVMILYYLLVGLHATYDLAHHIEQESKVEDGKENVDHGLS; this is translated from the coding sequence ATGGATGCGCAGAACCAAGAGCACAAGAGCTACTGGAGATGGAGCAAGCAAGACTTTTTCCCCGAGGAATCCTTCCTCAACTTCGCCTCCTACAGGAAAGCCCTCTCTCAGACCTGCCCTCGCCTCAGGGATCGCTTCCTCGAACGGTCCACTCAGTCCAAAGAGCTCGTCGAGCTCAAGAAGGAGAGCGAGAACGACATGAAACGCTGCCTCAACTGGTGGGACCTCATCTGGCTTTGCTTCGGCTCCGTCGTCGGGTCGGGCATCTTTGTCATCACAGGCCAGGAGGCCCACGACCACGCCGGCCCCGCCATCGTGCTCTCCTACGCCATCTCGGGCCTCTCTGCACTGCTCTCCGCCTTCTGCTACACGGAGTTCGCTGTCGAAATCCCCGCTGCAGGTGGGTCTTTCTCTTACTTGCGTATCGAACTGGGCGATTTCATTGCTTTCATTGCGGCCGGAAATATTCTTCTGGAGGCCATTGTGGGCGCGGCTGGCTTGGGTCGTTCTTGGACATCGTATTTCGGGAGCATGATCAAGAACGACCCTGATTTCTTTAGATTCCATGTCAAGGGCTTGGCCAAGGGGTTCAATCTTCTGGACCCGATGGCTGTTGGGGTGCTTGTGATCGCTAATAGCATTGCGATGGCTGGAACAAAGCAGGCCTCTTACTTGACTTGGATCAGTTCTGTGGTTAGTGCTGGGGTCATAGTGCTCGTTATGGCAATTGGGTTCTCTCACGGGCATGTGTCGAATTTAGTCCCCTTTTTCCCTCAAGGAGCAAGAGGGGTTTTTGCGGCCGCGGCGATCGTGTACTGGTCTTACACAGGGTTTGACATGGTCGCAACCATGGCCGAAGAGACCAAGAAGCCGTCCAGGGACATCCCAATCGGTTTGGCCGGTTCGATGACTGTGATCATCGTGATTTACTGTTTGATGGCTCTGGCACTGACCAAGATGCAGAAGTACACCGAAATTGATCGCAATGCGGCTTACTCTGTCGCTTTCTCGAGGATCGGCATGAAGTGGGCTAAGTATGTGGTCAGCATTTGTGCCATCAAGGGAATGACCACGAGTTTGCTGGTCGGGGCTCTTGGGCAAGCTCGGTATATGACTCAAATTGCCAGGGCTCATATGATCCCGCCCTGGTTCGCTCTTGTTCACCCGAAAACCGGCACTCCTATTAATGCCACTTTATCGATCACCGTGCTTAGTGCTGTTGTGGCATTCTTCTCTAGCCTGGATGTCTTGTCTAGCGTGTTCTCCATCAGTACGCTGTTAATTTTTATGCTTGTGGCTATAGCATTGCTGGTGAGACGGTATTATGTTGAGGGCGAGACACCGAAGAGCGACCTGCGCAAGTTTTTTGTTTCTCTGTTTGTTATAGTTGCTTCTTGCATTGGAGGGACAGCCGTTTGGGCCTCAAACACTGGAGGATGGATTGGTTATGTGATTGCTGCTATTTTTTGGTTCTTGGGCACTTTAGGAATGCAATTGCTGCCGCAGCGGCGTGCTCCACGGTTCTGGGGGGTTCCCCTGGTTCCATATTTGCCGTCGTTGTCAATTGGGATGAATATATTTTTGATTGGTTCACTGGGCTCTGAAGCTTTCTGGAGGTTCTTCATATGCACCGCGGTGATGATACTCTACTATCTGTTGGTTGGGCTTCACGCAACTTATGACTTGGCTCACCATATAGAACAGGAATCAAAAGTCGAAGATGGAAAGGAGAATGTGGATCATGGTTTGTCATAG